The Thalassotalea sediminis genome includes the window GTAAAACCAGGGATCACAGGATGGGCTCAAGTTAATGGTCGTAACGCGATCACATGGGAAGATAAATTTTTACTTGATGTTTGGTATGTGGATCATCAATCATTGTGGTTAGACATAAAGATATTATTAATGACCGTAAAAAAGGTTATTACCAAAGCAGATATTCATGCTGAGGGGCAAGTAACCATGAGTAAATTTAAGGGGAATCAACATGAGTAAATTACTAATTATCGGCGCTGGTGGACATGGCAGGGTCATTGCCGATTGTGCAGAAGCGAGCCGACAATACTCGGAAATTGCATTTTTAGACGATACATACCCTGAGCGAGAAACAAACTTAAACTGGCCTATTATTGATAAATCTTCTCAATGGAAGTGTTATCAAGATGACTATGATTTCGCATTAGCCATCGGCAATAATAAGTCACGTTTAGCCCTATATCACGCCTTAGCCAAATCAAGCGCACGATTACCTAATATTATTCACCCACGCGCTGTAGTCAGTAAACATGTTACGTTAGGCGCAGGTAATGTGATTTTTGCTAATGCGGTTATCAACCCAGGTACAACATTGGAAAACGTTTGTATCATCAATACAGGCGCAACCGTCGATCATGATTGCCATCTCGCTAATGCAGTACACATTTCGCCGGGCGCAAACTTAGCAGGAGGGATTAAAATCAACACATACTCCTGCTTTGGTGTTGGTAGTTGCTCAGTTCAATGTGTAGACATAGCAGAAAATACTCAAATTGGTGCTGGTGCTGCTGTAACTCAATCGACCGAAGCAAATGGTCTATATGTTGGCGTGCCTGCTAAACGTATTAAAGATATCGATTAAGGAACTTTTGTGCAAAACACCGTAATATCACCTTGGCCTCATTACAGCCAAGAAGAAGCTGACGCCGTATCAGGTGTTTTATTATCTAACAAAGTTAATTACTGGACGGGCAACGAAGGCCGAGCGTTTGAAAAAGAGTTTGCCCAGTATACACACAGTAAATATGCTGTAGCCGTTGCAAATGGTACCTTAGCGCTCGATTTAGCCATGCATAGTTTAAATATCGGTGCAGGTGATGAAGTTATTGTCACGTCTAGAACCTTTATTGCTTCTGTAAGCAGCATTATAAATGCCGGTGCAACGCCCGTATTTGCCGATATCGATATTGACTCACAAAACATTACCGCCCAAACAATTAGTGCCGTATTATCACAAAAAACAAAAGCCATTATCTGTGTGCATTTAGCTGGTTGGCCATGCGATATGGACGCTATTATGGCTTTAGCCAATGAGCATGACCTCTTCGTCATTGAAGATTGTGCACAAGCACACGGTGCAACATACAAGGGCCAAAGCGTTGGCAGCATAGGTCATATTGGTGCGTGGTCATTTTGCCAAGACAAAATTATGACCACGGGTGGTGAAGGCGGCATGTTAACCACCAATAGTGAAGCTATTTGGCGAAAAGCGTGGGCATTTAAAGATCATGGAAAATCTTATGCAGCGGTTTACGAAAAATCACATCCCCCTGGTTATCGCTGGCTACACGAGTCATTTGGCACCAATTGGCGCCTAACCGAAATGCAATCAGTCATTGGCCGCATTCAATTAAAAAGAATGCCTGCTTGGCATGCCCTTCGAAGTGAATACGCAAAACGAATATTTAACACTTGTCAGAAATATCCATTTTTACGTGTGCCAGAATTGCCTGACAATATTGAGCATGCTTTTTATAAATGTTGTGTATTTGTCCGTCCAACGTTATTACCCTCAAATTGGTCGCGCGACGCTATTAGCCAAGCAATATCAGAACAAGGCATACCTTGTTTTTCTGGAAGTTGCTCAGAAGTTTATCT containing:
- a CDS encoding acetyltransferase, whose product is MSKLLIIGAGGHGRVIADCAEASRQYSEIAFLDDTYPERETNLNWPIIDKSSQWKCYQDDYDFALAIGNNKSRLALYHALAKSSARLPNIIHPRAVVSKHVTLGAGNVIFANAVINPGTTLENVCIINTGATVDHDCHLANAVHISPGANLAGGIKINTYSCFGVGSCSVQCVDIAENTQIGAGAAVTQSTEANGLYVGVPAKRIKDID
- a CDS encoding DegT/DnrJ/EryC1/StrS family aminotransferase, with amino-acid sequence MQNTVISPWPHYSQEEADAVSGVLLSNKVNYWTGNEGRAFEKEFAQYTHSKYAVAVANGTLALDLAMHSLNIGAGDEVIVTSRTFIASVSSIINAGATPVFADIDIDSQNITAQTISAVLSQKTKAIICVHLAGWPCDMDAIMALANEHDLFVIEDCAQAHGATYKGQSVGSIGHIGAWSFCQDKIMTTGGEGGMLTTNSEAIWRKAWAFKDHGKSYAAVYEKSHPPGYRWLHESFGTNWRLTEMQSVIGRIQLKRMPAWHALRSEYAKRIFNTCQKYPFLRVPELPDNIEHAFYKCCVFVRPTLLPSNWSRDAISQAISEQGIPCFSGSCSEVYLEKAFDNTPFRPEKPLANAHQLGETTLMFLVHPTLTQQEIEKTCHVIEQICNKIADSNI